A single Cyprinus carpio isolate SPL01 chromosome A20, ASM1834038v1, whole genome shotgun sequence DNA region contains:
- the LOC109044900 gene encoding nicotinate phosphoribosyltransferase-like isoform X2 produces MATCDGSEARAALERSVLRRVPPLLTDLYQFTMAYAYWRAGRHNEPAVFELFFRDNPFGGGFSLFAGLSDCLLFLQNFAFSDDDVEYLRSVLPAGTDAAFFSYLKELDCSAVSVSAVPEGSVVFARVPLLEVCGPLAVVQLLETSLLCLVNYASLVCSNAARFRLAAGPRRRLMEMGLRRAQGPDGGLTASRYTYIGGFDLTSNALAGRLFGIPVAGTMAHSYVTSFSSLEEVWPQTLVPCGGGGPIDFICLVKGWLGRVCQLLGSKTSLVREGELAAFLSYAIAYPQNFLPVIDSYSVSCGLLCFCAVALALCELQYQPLGVRLDSGDLCRQSLEVRRVFKECNKQFSVPQFESLIIVGTNSISEQSLAELNKKENEIDVVGVGTHLVTCTRQPSLGCVYKLIEVRGRPRMKMSEDPEKSTLPGRKSVYRLLDTDGRPQMDLICLSEEAAPKAGVSLTCFPLGLTKTLQTVTPAQVTSLRLDVFTCGQITFPLKSASESRERAQISLQTLHPHHKRLQEPHDYTVALSEQLHSLVSDITKGNSKGSNFLLSN; encoded by the exons ATGGCGACATGTGACGGAAGTGAAGCGCGTGCGGCGCTCGAGCGCTCCGTGCTCCGCCGGGTTCCGCCGCTGCTCACGGATCTGTACCAGTTCACCATGGCGTACGCGTACTGGCGCGCGGGCAGACACAACGAGCCGGCCGTGTTCGAGCTGTTTTTCCGCGATAACCCGTTCGGCGGAGGCTTCTCGCTCTTTGCGGGGCTCAGCGACTGTTTGCTGTTCTTGCAGAACTTCGCTTTCTCAGATgacg ATGTGGAGTATCTGCGCTCCGTTCTCCCGGCAGGCACAGACGCTGCGTTCTTCTCCTATCTGAAGGAGCTGGACTGTTCTGCGGTGTCTGTGTCGGCGGTACCTGAGGGGTCCGTGGTCTTCGCTCGA GTTCCTCTGCTGGAAGTGTGTGGACCGCTGGCCGTGGTTCAGCTGCTGGAGACCAGTTTGCTCTGCCTGGTCAACTACGCCAG tctggtGTGTAGCAACGCTGCTCGTTTCCGTTTGGCTGCAGGTCCCAGACGCAGATTAATGGAGATGGGGCTCAGAAGAGCTCAGGGTCCTGACGGAGGCCTGACCGCCTCACGATACACATACATTGGTG gttttGATTTGACGAGTAACGCTCTCGCCGGCCGTCTGTTTGGCATTCCTGTGGCGGGAACCATGGCACACTCTTATGTCACTTCCTTTTCCTCTCTGGAGGAGGTGTGGCCACAG ACTCTGGTGCCCTGCGGCGGCGGAGGCCCTATTGACTTCATCTGTCTGGTGAAGGGCTGGCTGGGTCGCGTCTGTCAGTTATTGGGGTCAAAGACGAGCCTGGTTCGGGAGGGAGAGCTGGCGGCCTTCCTGTCCTACGCCATCGCCTACCCACAGAACTTCCTGCCTGTGATTGACAGCTACAGCGTCAGCTG CGGTCTGCTGTGTTTCTGTGCCGTGGCTTTGGCTCTATGTGAGCTGCAGTATCAGCCGCTGGGGGTCCGGCTGGACAGCGGGGACCTCTGCAGGCAGTCGCTGGAAGTGCGGCGCGTCTTCAAAGAGTGTAACAAACA GTTCTCAGTTCCTCAGTTCGAGTCTCTGATCATCGTGGGCACAAACAGTATTTCTGAACAGAGTCTCGCTGAACTCAACAAGAAA gAGAACGAGATCGATGTTGTTGGAGTGGGGACTCATCTGGTCACATGCACGCGTCAGCCCTCTCTGGGGTGTGTATATAAG CTGATAGAGGTCAGAGGTCGTCCCCGGATGAAGATGAGTGAAGATCCAGAGAAAAGCACACTGCCGGGACGCAAGTCTGTCTATAGACTTCTAGACACAGATG GCCGTCCGCAGATGGATCTGATCTGTCTGTCAGAAGAAGCGGCTCCTAAAGCGGGCGTCTCACTGACCTGCTTCCCTCTAGGACTGACCAAGACGCTTCAGACGGTCACACCGGCTCAAGTGACCAGTCTGCGCTTGGATGTCTTCACCTGTGGACAA ATCACATTCCCTCTTAAGAGTGCATCAGAGAGTCGTGAGCGTGCACAGATTTCTCTGCAAACGCTGCATCCGCACCATAAGAGACTACAAGAGCCGCACGATTACACC GTGGCTTTATCAGAGCAGCTGCACTCCCTCGTGTCTGATATCACAAAAGGAAACAGTAAAGGCAGCAACTTCCTGCTGTCGAACTAA
- the LOC109044900 gene encoding nicotinate phosphoribosyltransferase-like isoform X1, with protein sequence MATCDGSEARAALERSVLRRVPPLLTDLYQFTMAYAYWRAGRHNEPAVFELFFRDNPFGGGFSLFAGLSDCLLFLQNFAFSDDDVEYLRSVLPAGTDAAFFSYLKELDCSAVSVSAVPEGSVVFARVPLLEVCGPLAVVQLLETSLLCLVNYASLVCSNAARFRLAAGPRRRLMEMGLRRAQGPDGGLTASRYTYIGGFDLTSNALAGRLFGIPVAGTMAHSYVTSFSSLEEVWPQTLVPCGGGGPIDFICLVKGWLGRVCQLLGSKTSLVREGELAAFLSYAIAYPQNFLPVIDSYSVSCSGLLCFCAVALALCELQYQPLGVRLDSGDLCRQSLEVRRVFKECNKQFSVPQFESLIIVGTNSISEQSLAELNKKENEIDVVGVGTHLVTCTRQPSLGCVYKLIEVRGRPRMKMSEDPEKSTLPGRKSVYRLLDTDGRPQMDLICLSEEAAPKAGVSLTCFPLGLTKTLQTVTPAQVTSLRLDVFTCGQITFPLKSASESRERAQISLQTLHPHHKRLQEPHDYTVALSEQLHSLVSDITKGNSKGSNFLLSN encoded by the exons ATGGCGACATGTGACGGAAGTGAAGCGCGTGCGGCGCTCGAGCGCTCCGTGCTCCGCCGGGTTCCGCCGCTGCTCACGGATCTGTACCAGTTCACCATGGCGTACGCGTACTGGCGCGCGGGCAGACACAACGAGCCGGCCGTGTTCGAGCTGTTTTTCCGCGATAACCCGTTCGGCGGAGGCTTCTCGCTCTTTGCGGGGCTCAGCGACTGTTTGCTGTTCTTGCAGAACTTCGCTTTCTCAGATgacg ATGTGGAGTATCTGCGCTCCGTTCTCCCGGCAGGCACAGACGCTGCGTTCTTCTCCTATCTGAAGGAGCTGGACTGTTCTGCGGTGTCTGTGTCGGCGGTACCTGAGGGGTCCGTGGTCTTCGCTCGA GTTCCTCTGCTGGAAGTGTGTGGACCGCTGGCCGTGGTTCAGCTGCTGGAGACCAGTTTGCTCTGCCTGGTCAACTACGCCAG tctggtGTGTAGCAACGCTGCTCGTTTCCGTTTGGCTGCAGGTCCCAGACGCAGATTAATGGAGATGGGGCTCAGAAGAGCTCAGGGTCCTGACGGAGGCCTGACCGCCTCACGATACACATACATTGGTG gttttGATTTGACGAGTAACGCTCTCGCCGGCCGTCTGTTTGGCATTCCTGTGGCGGGAACCATGGCACACTCTTATGTCACTTCCTTTTCCTCTCTGGAGGAGGTGTGGCCACAG ACTCTGGTGCCCTGCGGCGGCGGAGGCCCTATTGACTTCATCTGTCTGGTGAAGGGCTGGCTGGGTCGCGTCTGTCAGTTATTGGGGTCAAAGACGAGCCTGGTTCGGGAGGGAGAGCTGGCGGCCTTCCTGTCCTACGCCATCGCCTACCCACAGAACTTCCTGCCTGTGATTGACAGCTACAGCGTCAGCTG CAGCGGTCTGCTGTGTTTCTGTGCCGTGGCTTTGGCTCTATGTGAGCTGCAGTATCAGCCGCTGGGGGTCCGGCTGGACAGCGGGGACCTCTGCAGGCAGTCGCTGGAAGTGCGGCGCGTCTTCAAAGAGTGTAACAAACA GTTCTCAGTTCCTCAGTTCGAGTCTCTGATCATCGTGGGCACAAACAGTATTTCTGAACAGAGTCTCGCTGAACTCAACAAGAAA gAGAACGAGATCGATGTTGTTGGAGTGGGGACTCATCTGGTCACATGCACGCGTCAGCCCTCTCTGGGGTGTGTATATAAG CTGATAGAGGTCAGAGGTCGTCCCCGGATGAAGATGAGTGAAGATCCAGAGAAAAGCACACTGCCGGGACGCAAGTCTGTCTATAGACTTCTAGACACAGATG GCCGTCCGCAGATGGATCTGATCTGTCTGTCAGAAGAAGCGGCTCCTAAAGCGGGCGTCTCACTGACCTGCTTCCCTCTAGGACTGACCAAGACGCTTCAGACGGTCACACCGGCTCAAGTGACCAGTCTGCGCTTGGATGTCTTCACCTGTGGACAA ATCACATTCCCTCTTAAGAGTGCATCAGAGAGTCGTGAGCGTGCACAGATTTCTCTGCAAACGCTGCATCCGCACCATAAGAGACTACAAGAGCCGCACGATTACACC GTGGCTTTATCAGAGCAGCTGCACTCCCTCGTGTCTGATATCACAAAAGGAAACAGTAAAGGCAGCAACTTCCTGCTGTCGAACTAA